The Methanocella sp. nucleotide sequence TCCACGTCCCTGGCGCCCGACCCCAACAATAAGGTGCAGGTCTGCACGGTCGAGGAGTGCATGAAGATGGGCGCCGACGCGGTGAGCGTCCACATCAACGTCGGCAGCGACACGGAGAGCGACCAGCTTAAAATTCTCGGCAAGACCTCCGAGCGCTGTGCCTTCTGGGGGATCCCGCTGATCGCCATGATGTACCCGCGGGGAGCGGCGATTAAGAACCCGCACGACCCCGTCGTGGTCGCCCACGCGGCCCGCGCGGGAGCCGAGCTGGGCGCCGACGTTATCAAGACCAACTACACCGGTAACCCGGACACGTTCAAGGACGTCGTGAAGGGCTGCCCGGTGCCAATTATCATCGCCGGCGGCCCGAAGATGGGCTCGGATATCGAATTGCTGCAGATGATCGAGGAGGCCATAGGCGCAGGCGCAAAAGGGGCCGCGATCGGCAGAAACGTATTTCAGCACGAATCCCCAACCAGTATAACAAGGGCTATCTCCCGCGTCGTCCACGAAGGCTGGACCGCGGAGGACGCCTTTAAGGAGATGCGATGAGTAAGCTCGTCTGGGTCGATGTTTTCCAGGATCCCTGGAGTAAGGCAAAGGAGGAAATGACTGCCGCGCTGGAATCCGGAGCGGATGCCATACTGGCGAACGCCGAGTTTTCCGACCGGATCAAGGAGCTGGGCAAGATCAAGGTAGCCGGATTTGGCCCGGGGGCGGATATCCTGACCGTGGGCATCGGCTCGGAGGGCGACGGTACCACTCCGTTGCCTAAAAAGCTAACGGACTCGTCGGACCTGGCAAAGGCAAAGGAGCTAAAGGAAAAGGGAAAACCCGTTGCTGCATTCGTAAGCCTTCAGGGAAAGGAGTATGAAAGGCTTGCGGCACTTCTCGGTAAAGTATGCGATTATCTCGTCATCGAGGGAAAGGACTGGAAGGTCATACCCCTGGAAAATTTGATAGCGGAGCTGCAGGGCTCGAGCGTGAAGATCATCGCACGGGCGGAAAGCGCGGAGGAGGCGATGGTCGCGCTGCAGACGCTGGAAAAGGGCGCCGACGGCATACTCATCCATGCCGAGCCGGCGAAGATAAAAAGTATTGCGAAGATGATGGCCTCAAAGCGGGAGAAGATCCCCATCGTTACAGCCGAAGTCAAGGCCGTAAAAGAGGCTGGAATGGGAGACCGCGTCTGCATCGATACGTGCTCGCTCATGCGGCCGGGCGAAGGCATGCTCATCGGCAACCAGTCTGGCGGCTTATTTTTAGTACAATCGGAAGCTGAGGATAGCCCCTACGTGGCCAGCCGGCCTTTCCGGGTGAACGCCGGCGCCGTGCATGAATACGTGCTTGTCGATGACAAGACCCGATATTTGTCCGAGCTCAGGAGCGGCGACCCGGCGCTCATCGTCGATAAGGACGGCGACGCGCGGAAGGCGACCATTGGCCGGGTCAAGATCGAGCGCAGGCCGCTGTTATACGTCGAGGCCGAGATCGACGGCCGGCCCGTCACGGCCATACTCCAGAACGCCGAGACCATCAAGCTGGTAGGCGCGGGCGGAGCCTCGATCCCCGTTACGAAGCTGAAGCCAGGAGATAAGGTGCTCGTGCGCGTGGAGAGCGCCGGGCGGCACTTCGGCATGAAGATCGATGAGACCATCATAGAAAAATAATAAACATTATAATCTTATTGCTGCGTTGAATATTGATAGTCATTGTTTAGCAAGTAGTTTTATTTTTATCGTTTGCGTAATAGCCAAATTTATCGATAGTTTCCGATTATCTTTTTCAATTTTTATGCTTTGTTGAATATGCCCTTTTAAGTCTCAGAGTGTACGGAGGCACTATTTTTCACCACAAAGGCACGAAGAGCACGGAGGCCCACAAAGACTTTTTTATAATTAACAGACAAAGAACACAAAGCCGCTTTTTGAACTTATAAGATACGGGATATGAAGGCACGATGGTAAAAAGTGCCCTTGTTCATTCCACTGTGTCTTTGTATCCTTCGTGCCCTGACAGCCAATGAACCGGCTTTGTGATTCTTTGTAACTTAATCTAAAAAAAGACTTTGTGAGCCTCCGTGCTCTTCGTGCCTTTGTGGTGAAAACTAGTATCCTCAGTGCTCTTAAAAAGCTTAAAATACGGGAGTAATTCAACACAGCAATTTTTTTTAAAAATTAATTAGCTTAGTAATCGATTACTAATTAACAAAACTTGACTTATTCAATACAGCAAAATAAACTAGATGGTTACCAGTAAGATATACGAATTTGACGATCTCTATGTATCCTATTCTATATTCCAGATATCGATGAAATCGGTTTTTTTAGTTATTTACAATTTTTAAGGAAAATTAGACTGGTTACTAAAAAGACCAAAAACTATTGTTATAATATTGTAATTTCAAAAGAGAAGTGCATAATAAGGTCTGCTAACTATATCCCCTCGCATATAATGGGGGGGATATAGTCATAGCCTCGAAAATGAGGGCTACTTCTAGTTTTATGAAATTAAGTCGTCTGAGCTGATCTTGTCCTGGGGTTTGCTGGTTCATTGTATTCGATGCGTTGAATAGGAAGTAAAGGCTAGAATATTAATGCTTTCCACATTAATTATTTATTTTATTAAACCATTTTTACAATGACCCTCGAATGTTTACCTCGCTAAAGAAGTGGCTTATTACTGGATTTAAATTTGTCTCATCCTTCTTTATCATCGGCATTCCTCTAATTCTTTTACAGAATTTAATTTCTATTATAGCCGTTTTAACCCATGAGGCGGGCCATGCGATCTTCGATATTTTATCAGGGTATAGTGTAAAATCTATAACAATAACATATGATGGTGCTCCGGCAAGCTTATCATCTTTCTTTAATATTGATTTTACATGGTTCTTATCCGGTTATACCCAATACAACCTTGCCCCATCCAGCATTAGCCTTTCAACGTTTTTTATCAATTTTGGAGGCATACTTCTAACGACAATAGTCCTCGTTTTGTTATATTTGATAAAAAGTCATAGGCTGATCGAAAAGAAGTTTTCAGAAAAAACAGCCGCTATTGTATTGACTGAGCTACTAGACTTCTTTTTGCTATGGTTTTCAATATGCGTATTTGAAGAAGCGTTTATACCAAATATGAATACTTATTCGTTTATTACCGATCTTAACAGCTATGATGCGATCCAATCCCTTACCGTTGTTAACCTATGGGTAACGCCGTTCCACTTGCCTGTATTCTCGTCAGGCTTTTACATGTTCATAGTGATTTTTGTTTTTGGCATTTTCGTAACCTTTGAATTGATCTATGATAAGCTCGCTTATTTCAATGTAAATCCTTTTAGATCATGGAATAGAATGGATAAGCTCATAATCGCATTAATAGTAATATCGATAGTTTACATAATTTCTGAAATCATACCTTTGATGTCATTTTTAATTTATGCTTTCTCTCTCATGTATATATTACTAATGTTTGTCATTTATATGGATGTGGTCAATGATAAGCTTATTACGAGAAGGATCATTCCTTCCCTAACAGGCCCATTGAAACTCTTGAGATGGAAAAGAAAAGCCTCTGGCTAATACCTCTATCTCTGCCCTTCGATGGGAAAATGGGTTCTATTAAGTCTGGGAATTATTGGTCAAAATAGGAAGGTCATATTTTTGTAAATAAATATTATTTTTTTTCATATTAATTATATCATGTCTATAGCATATTTTCATAAAAGCAGAAGCAACTGAAAAATTGAGGCTCCGACCGTTCAGATTTTGTTATTAGTCAAAAGGACTTTGCTAATAAGCGATTAATAACTTATTTATATCTATAGTCACATATAATTACATGTCCGTGGCCGTTAAATTTTCTATTCTTTGAATAGGGCCGTCCGGCTACACTGTTGAGGCCCGGAGTAAAACAGTGAAACGGAGGCCGCCGCTCTGGTCGGTGACACCCCACTAGAGAAAACAGCGTCGATAAACCAGCAATAGCCAGTACAAGATAAAATGATTGAACTAGAAGGCGTTGAAAGGGAGGAAAGATCAATGGTGACAGTATTTGTATTCGAAAGACATACGGCGGCGGATTGCCCCGCTCGTAATGAGATTTCTGGAAAAATATTTGGTGAACTCGGGATGAAAGGGCAAGAACTGTGCAAAAAGCATGGGATTAAATTCGTCGGGGCCTGGATTCTCCACCCCGAGCACTTAATTATTTACCAGTACGATGCGCCCAGCATGGATGCCTATATTCAGCTCGAAAGGGAACCACTAATGGTTAAATGGAGACTATTCACAGATGCGAAGTTTAAAATGGGAATCACCATGGAAGATGCCATGAAAACATTGGCAGCGGCAGCCATAGTGATACCAGCCAAGTAACTTAAACATTTCTTATTTTTAATCATACCCGATGGTTTTAGCAGCATATCGGCATAGACTTATTTACAAAATAGTAGAAGCCACTGCAATTTTTGGCCTGTTAACTATATCCCCCCATAAATTGTGGGTCGAAGTAGATTTGAACAGTCAATGATACTTCAATAGAAAGAAACACAAAAGCTGAAATACTAAATAAAAAAGTGGGCGGTCACCGGCGCCCATATTTTCTGTACAGCAGCACGATCCCCGCCAGCACGACAACGATTATGCCGCCCGCGATGTACGGGATATATGAGCTCGTGGCGATGGTGATCCGGAAGTCGTCCGACGCCGACGCCTGATCGCTGACCATCTTGACGGACACGTCATAGTCGCTGGCCACGATGTTGCCCGGCGGCTGTACGCTAATGACGAAGGTCTGGGTCCCGCCCGACTTGATGGTGTTCGTCGAATTCGGGGACGAGCTGACGACCCAACCCGACGGCGCCGTCACCTGGGGGTAGACGTTCGTCAAAGCCGAGCCCGTGCCCGTGTTAGTCACATATATGTTGATCTTGAACGTCTGGCCGGGGCTGGCGGTATAAGCCAGCTTGTCGTAGTTGACCGACATGCCGGTGCCTGCCTTCAGTTTAAGCGTCAGGTTCTCCGCAATGTCCTGGCCGCTCGGTGTCGTGACCACGGCGGTGAAGTTATAGTCGCCGGCGCTGACCGTGTTCGGGGGCACGATCGCAAGGACGATATCCTGTGTGGTGGAGGCCGGCACGACGGTCTCGGACAGCTCCTCCGTGCTGGAGCGCGAATCCAGATACATGTAGTACCAGTTATCCGGCAGGCCCGTCACGGACAGCTTATAGTTGTTCTGCTGCGACTGCACGTTATCGATCAGCAGGTCATAGTAGGCCTTATCGCCGATGTAGGCGATCTGCGAGCTGACCTTGGCGGAGACGTCGGCCGACTGGTTGACGCTCGTGACGTCCACGCTCAGGGTCAGGCTGGCGTCCCCGGTGCTGATTGTGATCCCCTGCGCACCGATGGGCGAATCATAGGACGTGTCGACCACCACGTTCACCGTTTGCTGCCCGGCCGAGGGCACGTAGATCTGATAGATGTTCCGGCCCTGGTACTGGAACGTCGTCGACCAGCCGGGACTGCCGCCGTTCGCCGTCAGCGTATAGGTCTTGTCGGCGCCATTATTATTCTGTATCGTGAGCGGGAAGGTCACCGAGTCGCCGCCCAGCGTCGTTTCGCCCGGGGTGACGCACGTCAACGCGGTCCCCGTGTTCGTGGTCGACGAGCTGGACGAGGAAGTCGAGGGCTGCGAGATGGTGATCTCTGCCGTTCGTTCGGCCGCGTTCGATGAATTCGAACTGATGGCGTATACGTAGACCTGGATTGCGTTATAGTAATAATACGACTGTCCTACCGGGATTATCGCATTTGCCTGCGGGTAGTAGGGACTGCTGATCGATAGGTTTACGTAGTTCGCGCCTTCCGCGATATGGGTCGTCACCTTACAGGAATACGTCCCCAGCGTCTTCGACCATCCGTCCCAGATCGTATCCGTAACTAGCGGCGTGTCATATGCCAGTGCGGGGGCGGCGATCGACCCCGCTAACAGGCAAATGATCAGCACCGGCAATAGTAGATGCCTTGCTTTCATCTTTCACACATCCCGCTGTGCCTTTACCTTACGTCCATCCTGATGAACTTCGCGTACGATATGGCGAACCCGGCGATGGCGATCACGATGAGTGACAACACCTGGGGTAGTATTGACGGCAGCGTGCCTCCCAGCGTCGGGGCACTCATGCCCCTCTGCCGGAAGTTAAAGGCGCCGGCCATACCGCTGCTTGAGACGGGGTTCTGTTCGCCGCTAACCACCACGTTGGAGATGCCTGTCAGGTCGCTGGTAGGCGATATGAGGTCGAGGGCCTCCGTGATCGAGTTACGCGTATTCATATAGCTCGTATATTCCGGATTAATCTGCATCTGGACCGTGTTATTCCGGCCACCGCCATAGTTGACCACGATGTTGCCGCCGGGGCCCGATATGCCCCCTGTACTTCCGCCGGTGCTGCTCGAGCTCCCGGTGGCAGGGATCATCGCCGTCGGGGCCGTGCCCAGGGCGACCTGGCAGATGGAATCCGAGAAGTATGGCACCATTATGCTGAACAGCGCGATCACGAGGGCGATCAGGATCGCCATCGTCGAATTCTTCGCGAGGGATGAGGCCGCGATGGCTATGGCAAGGAATGCCACGCTGAAGAGCACGACCAGTATGAAGAAAGTGATGAGCCGAAGTAGGTCGTCGCCGGAAGGTATGATACCTTCGAAGAGCAGTATGGCCAACCCAACGAGGAACGCCGCGGCCAGCGATAATACCAGGATGGCCGTGGACCCGAGGATCTTTCCGTTGATGATCGAGTCCCTGAACGTGGGACGGGCCAGCAGCAGCTTTAGCGATCCGGACTCTTTTTCTTTCGATATCAGGCTGAACCCGATGACGATCGGCAGCGCCCAGCCCACGAGGACGAATATAGAGCAGAAGCTCTCGAATACCAGCATCATCGACGGCATCTCCGGCTGGAACGTGCTGCCGTTCGAAGCCGCCGATGCCGCCCTCGTAAGCTCGGAGTTATAGGTCGACAATCGTTCATTATATGTTCCAGTGCCCGTTACGATCGAGGCGATCATGATGAGCACGAGCAGGCCGAAGATCGCCAGGAAGGCCCGGCTGGATAGATAATCCTTGAATTCCTTTACAGCGATGATGAATTCCGATCGCATTTTAAGCGCCTCCATAGATGGTCTCCAGGAAGACGTCCTCCAGGGACCTTTCCTCGATCCTTAGCTCCCGGACGTGCAGGTGATTCCTCTCGATCTCGGCTGATATGTCGTCCCGGATGTCGTCCTTCGTATGGATCGTGGCCGAGCCATCGTAGTAGGAGACGTCGATGATGCGCGGGTCCGTGAACTTCGGGAGCGGCCCGGAGGCTTTTACGACGATGGTCATGGACTGGTCCTTCTGGAGCTTGTGGCGCACTTCGTCGAGGGTGCCGTGCGCGATGAGCTTCCCCCGGGAGATGATGCCGACCGTCTTCGAGACCTGGCGGACCTCTTCGAGGATGTGGCTCGAGAAAAAGATCGTCTTGCCATTGTTGGACAGGTCCTTAATGATGTTCCGTACCTGCATGACTCCCTGGGGGTCCAGGCCGTTTGTCGGCTCATCCATAAATATAACT carries:
- a CDS encoding M50 family metallopeptidase: MFTSLKKWLITGFKFVSSFFIIGIPLILLQNLISIIAVLTHEAGHAIFDILSGYSVKSITITYDGAPASLSSFFNIDFTWFLSGYTQYNLAPSSISLSTFFINFGGILLTTIVLVLLYLIKSHRLIEKKFSEKTAAIVLTELLDFFLLWFSICVFEEAFIPNMNTYSFITDLNSYDAIQSLTVVNLWVTPFHLPVFSSGFYMFIVIFVFGIFVTFELIYDKLAYFNVNPFRSWNRMDKLIIALIVISIVYIISEIIPLMSFLIYAFSLMYILLMFVIYMDVVNDKLITRRIIPSLTGPLKLLRWKRKASG
- a CDS encoding ABC transporter ATP-binding protein, which codes for MIKTTNLTKVYDGVKAVDSLNLAVDKGDVFGFLGPNGSGKTTTMGMMIGEIEPTSGQCFIKDIDVLRHPLDVKRIIGYMPDGLGFYENLNARQNLKFFSEFYDLPAAKADQRITELLKYVGLEGVEKKTEGYSRGMKQRLGLAQALLNDPEVIFMDEPTNGLDPQGVMQVRNIIKDLSNNGKTIFFSSHILEEVRQVSKTVGIISRGKLIAHGTLDEVRHKLQKDQSMTIVVKASGPLPKFTDPRIIDVSYYDGSATIHTKDDIRDDISAEIERNHLHVRELRIEERSLEDVFLETIYGGA
- a CDS encoding 3-dehydroquinate synthase II, producing the protein MSKLVWVDVFQDPWSKAKEEMTAALESGADAILANAEFSDRIKELGKIKVAGFGPGADILTVGIGSEGDGTTPLPKKLTDSSDLAKAKELKEKGKPVAAFVSLQGKEYERLAALLGKVCDYLVIEGKDWKVIPLENLIAELQGSSVKIIARAESAEEAMVALQTLEKGADGILIHAEPAKIKSIAKMMASKREKIPIVTAEVKAVKEAGMGDRVCIDTCSLMRPGEGMLIGNQSGGLFLVQSEAEDSPYVASRPFRVNAGAVHEYVLVDDKTRYLSELRSGDPALIVDKDGDARKATIGRVKIERRPLLYVEAEIDGRPVTAILQNAETIKLVGAGGASIPVTKLKPGDKVLVRVESAGRHFGMKIDETIIEK
- a CDS encoding ABC transporter permease subunit: MRSEFIIAVKEFKDYLSSRAFLAIFGLLVLIMIASIVTGTGTYNERLSTYNSELTRAASAASNGSTFQPEMPSMMLVFESFCSIFVLVGWALPIVIGFSLISKEKESGSLKLLLARPTFRDSIINGKILGSTAILVLSLAAAFLVGLAILLFEGIIPSGDDLLRLITFFILVVLFSVAFLAIAIAASSLAKNSTMAILIALVIALFSIMVPYFSDSICQVALGTAPTAMIPATGSSSSTGGSTGGISGPGGNIVVNYGGGRNNTVQMQINPEYTSYMNTRNSITEALDLISPTSDLTGISNVVVSGEQNPVSSSGMAGAFNFRQRGMSAPTLGGTLPSILPQVLSLIVIAIAGFAISYAKFIRMDVR
- a CDS encoding 2-amino-3,7-dideoxy-D-threo-hept-6-ulosonate synthase, with amino-acid sequence MMTIGKRIRFERIKDRKSGNSLIIPVDHGISIGPVKGITDLADTVEKVAEGGANAVLMQKGMVPHGHRGYGRDIGLIVHMSASTSLAPDPNNKVQVCTVEECMKMGADAVSVHINVGSDTESDQLKILGKTSERCAFWGIPLIAMMYPRGAAIKNPHDPVVVAHAARAGAELGADVIKTNYTGNPDTFKDVVKGCPVPIIIAGGPKMGSDIELLQMIEEAIGAGAKGAAIGRNVFQHESPTSITRAISRVVHEGWTAEDAFKEMR
- a CDS encoding NEW3 domain-containing protein, with product MKARHLLLPVLIICLLAGSIAAPALAYDTPLVTDTIWDGWSKTLGTYSCKVTTHIAEGANYVNLSISSPYYPQANAIIPVGQSYYYYNAIQVYVYAISSNSSNAAERTAEITISQPSTSSSSSSTTNTGTALTCVTPGETTLGGDSVTFPLTIQNNNGADKTYTLTANGGSPGWSTTFQYQGRNIYQIYVPSAGQQTVNVVVDTSYDSPIGAQGITISTGDASLTLSVDVTSVNQSADVSAKVSSQIAYIGDKAYYDLLIDNVQSQQNNYKLSVTGLPDNWYYMYLDSRSSTEELSETVVPASTTQDIVLAIVPPNTVSAGDYNFTAVVTTPSGQDIAENLTLKLKAGTGMSVNYDKLAYTASPGQTFKINIYVTNTGTGSALTNVYPQVTAPSGWVVSSSPNSTNTIKSGGTQTFVISVQPPGNIVASDYDVSVKMVSDQASASDDFRITIATSSYIPYIAGGIIVVVLAGIVLLYRKYGRR